A DNA window from Synchiropus splendidus isolate RoL2022-P1 chromosome 2, RoL_Sspl_1.0, whole genome shotgun sequence contains the following coding sequences:
- the si:dkey-117m1.4 gene encoding uncharacterized protein si:dkey-117m1.4 codes for MAETVSSVFDNQDTHSPDSDGEGTRPAPPLRGRGCGRKRKGTPVKVFVSPAEENNTGHSAGDPKESAERQHQTPDVLVSDSDPHSCEPSDHIGNKAPCGNETNSSSASTPVPASVPAPARTPSPAPALSLTPASTAPATPAASAPATSASSSPPSPNCRIREVHSGSQVRLVVIAIRDITKGEEITVDYSLTEWGENLGYRGTSSAVEHESNSDAENNIKKEEENVPLTSHHQQNSDYVAPSWSLSLSSPPISHSEGSDDEDNPSGRGRTQRRRKKRRGTILKKRTPQTPPGRSTIMPPQQQAFVPTSSPHCVSPSSAKSDFKAPTPLGCNSNTTNVPKKGPSADSIRQTCEYCGRHFRSLGRHLDKHHAHQPDVCSALVERYTQMPHLNTQNTNFLTAHPHSRSSQSRGGVPDFSMSPPHRQSAVAVSVLKRSPPLVSSPPHKKGVKRIKKERQDGEGNKGVDEELLCPRSELNPHMEAEDKEYDEDEEEGEEHVDGEDDSGGEGKEPDLMSSGRHQMLPLLSSLSSLVLYLRRLQHSAFLSLSRQLQSSEAWRLLCHSSLALLILYNRRRECEVSKLLICEYRARVTPQCPVPVPPGAPPALTPLEASLSPFERLVLPHLPRVGVQGKRGRIQPLILPPHCEPCLELLLETRHDVGVDPANPYVFARPYHSPATPLRGTDLLRSLARSSGTRNPRALTQTRVRRQVAILTQLLLLGEGEVAGQVGGGAVERLENFLEKEYHVTQCCSEIGQDPGLMGRVGRVVLCGERDGVLFRGMSLNHICLELDVMSGNSADSFSEGESDGERSIEIDALPEAGINATSALLYMKKAKNNGRVGRPKKVKSIEPLPPLLPPLPVKSRRGSGKRGVLKRPWSEAERAAVEEHLTQNITEMRVPAKADCERCLQQCPLLVSNQRDWRAIKFYCHNRIQLLKKNMQRENEPLPLPVC; via the exons ATGGCGGAGACTGTGAGCTCCGTCTTCGACAACCAGGACACGCACAGCCCGGACAGCGACGGGGAAGGCACGAGACCGGCACCGCCACTCCGAGG ACGAGGCTGTGGAAGGAAGAGAAAAGGAACGCCTGTGAAAGTCTTTGTTTCACCAGCCGAAGAGAACAACACTGGCCACAGcgcag GTGATCCGAAAGAATCAGCAGAGCGCCAACACCAGACACCTGATGTGCTGGTGTCGGACTCAGATCCTCACAGCTG TGAGCCTTCAGATCACATCGGCAACAAGGCCCCCTGTGGAAATGAGACCAACTCCAGTTCAGCTTCCACACCAGTCCCAGCTTCGGTCCCCGCTCCAGCACGAACGCCGTCTCCCGCTCCGGCCCTGTCCCTGACACCAGCATCCACGGCCCCAGCCACCCCGGCAGCATCGGCTCCTGCCACATCCGCAAGCTCCTCGCCTCCCTCTCCCAACTGTCGCATCAGAGAGGTTCACTCCGGCAGCCAGGTCCGGCTGGTGGTTATAGCCATTCGTGACATCACCAAGGGGGAGGAGATCACTGTGGACTACAGCCTCACCGAGTGGGGAGAAAACCTG GGTTACCGGGGTACGTCATCTGCTGTGGAACATGAGTCCAACTCTGACGCTGAGAACAATATCAAAAAG GAGGAGGAGAATGTTCCCCTGACATCCCATCATCAACAGAATTCCGACTACGTCGCCCCTTCCTGGtcgctctccctctcctcccccccgATCTCACACTCTGAGGGcagtgatgatgaagacaaCCCCTCCGGACGAGGCCGGACGCAGCGGCGGCGCAAAAAACGCCGCGGGACTATCTTAAAGAAAAGGACCCCGCAAACCCCACCTGGACGCTCAACAATAATGCCTCCTCAGCAGCAAGCGTTTGTGCCCACATCGTCCCCCCACTGCGTGTCTCCTTCCTCAGCCAAGTCGGACTTTAAAGCCCCCACGCCCCTCGGCTGCAACAGCAACACCACGAATGTTCCTAAGAAAGGACCGTCTGCCGACTCCATCCGCCAAACGTGTGAATACTGCGGACGCCACTTCCGCTCTTTAGGCCGCCACTTAGACAAGCACCATGCGCACCAGCCAGACGTGTGTTCTGCCCTTGTTGAACGCTACACGCAGATGCCCCACCTAAATACGCAGAACACAAACTTTCTGACAGCTCATCCACACTCCAGGTCCTCACAGAGCCGGGGTGGCGTTCCGGACTTCTCCATGTCTCCACCCCATAGACAGAGTGCAGTGGCAGTGTCCGTCCTAAAGCGGAGTCCGCCCCTTGTGTCCTCGCCGCCACACAAAAAAGGAGTCAAGAGGATAAAGAAGGAGCGGCAGGATGGCGAGGGGAACAAAGGTGTGGATGAAGAGCTGCTGTGCCCTCGGTCAGAGTTGAACCCTCACAtggaagcagaggacaaggaatatgatgaagatgaggaagagggggaggagcaTGTGGATGGGGAGGATGACAGCGGTGGCGAGGGGAAGGAACCAGACCTGATGAG TTCTGGCCGTCACCAaatgcttcctctgctctcgtCGCTCTCCTCTCTGGTCCTTTACCTGCGGCGGCTGCAGCACTCGGCCTTCTTGTCTCTGTCCCGTCAGCTGCAGTCGTCTGAGGCCTGGCGTCTCCTCTGCCACTCCAGCCTGGCTCTCCTCATCCTGTATAACCGACGGCGAGAGTGTGAGGTCTCCAAGCTTCTGATCTGCGAGTACAGAGCACGTGTCACTCCTCAGTGTCCAGTCCCTGTCCCCCCAGGGGCCCCTCCAGCACTCACCCCACTGGAAGCCTCCTTGTCCCCCTTTGAGCGTCTGGTGCTGCCACACCTGCCCCGAGTGGGTGTTCAAGGAAAACGTGGACGGATTCAGCCTCTCATTCTTCCGCCCCACTGTGAGCCGTGCCTGGAGCTCCTGCTGGAGACCCGGCATGACGTGGGAGTAGACCCAGCCAACCCTTACGTCTTTGCCAGACCGTACCACTCCCCGGCCACGCCACTTCGAGGCACCGACCTGCTGCGCAGCCTGGCCCGCTCCAGTGGGACACGCAACCCCAGAGCGCTGACTCAAACCAGGGTCCGGCGCCAGGTCGCCATCCTCACTCAGCTTCTTCTCCTGGGAGAGGGGGAGGTGGCCGGTCAGGTGGGGGGCGGTGCCGTGGAGCGGCTGGAGAACTTCCTGGAGAAAGAGTACCACGTGACACAGTGCTGCTCTGAAATCGGCCAGGACCCCGGCCTGATGGGGAGAGTCGGCCGAGTCGTGCTGTGTGGAGAGAGGGACGGCGTTCTGTTCAGAGGAATGAGTCTCAACCACATCTGCCTGGAGCTGGACG TGATGTCGGGAAATTCAGCCGACTCCTTCTCCGAAGGAGAGTCGGATGGCGAGCGCAGCATCGAGATCGACGCACTTCCTGAAGCTGGTATCAACGCCACATCCGCATTACTCTACATGAAGAAGGCCAAAAACAACGGGCGAGTCGGGAGACCAAAGAAAGTCAAGAGCATTGAGCCGCTTCCTCCACTTCTTCCTCCACTACCTGTCAAGAGTCGACGAGGATCAG GCAAACGCGGCGTGTTGAAGAGGCCCTGGTCTGAAGCCGAGCGCGCGGCGGTGGAGGAGCACCTCACGCAGAACATCACAGAGATGCGTGTGCCCGCCAAGGCCGACTGCGAGCGCTGCCTGCAgcagtgccccctgctggtcagcaACCAGCGTGACTGGCGAGCCATCAAATTCTACTGTCACAACCGCATtcagctgctgaagaagaacaTGCAGCGCGAGAACGAGCCGCTGCCGCTCCCCGTCTGCTGA